One Funiculus sociatus GB2-C1 DNA segment encodes these proteins:
- a CDS encoding nucleotide sugar dehydrogenase translates to MSDKPKTLLTLQEKIKTHTATVGVVGLGYVGLPFAVEKAKVGFQVLGIEQNPIRAERVNIADNYINDVKDEELKQVVSSGKLQAVLNFDKVPEMDVIVICVPTPLTKNLTPNLSYIENVTQGIAQHLKSGQLVTLESTTYPGTTDEVMRPVLEHTSGLKQGQDFFLAHSPERVDPGNQRYTTKNTNKVVGASDPYSLEAAKLFYEQTIEQVVPVSSAKAAELVKVFENTFRAVNIALVNELAMLCDRMGIDVWEVLDAANTKPFGIMPFYPGPGVGGHCIPIDPHYLEWKAKEFNFDTHFIALAGEINRRMPEFVRDKAWRVLNDLGIAPARATVLAIGAAYKKNLGDWRESPAIAVMSCLLKDKVTITYHDPYVPEIQVSGQKLYSVELTDENIAAADLVIIATDHSGIDYINLVQKAQAVLDTRGVTRHLNCDREKVTLL, encoded by the coding sequence ATGAGTGACAAACCTAAAACCTTACTAACTTTGCAAGAAAAAATCAAAACTCATACAGCCACTGTTGGTGTTGTGGGTTTAGGATATGTAGGTCTACCCTTTGCAGTTGAAAAAGCCAAAGTTGGCTTTCAGGTGCTTGGAATCGAGCAGAATCCGATTAGAGCAGAACGGGTCAATATAGCTGATAACTACATTAATGATGTCAAGGATGAAGAATTAAAACAAGTTGTGAGCAGTGGAAAACTCCAGGCTGTCTTGAACTTTGACAAAGTACCGGAAATGGATGTAATCGTTATCTGCGTACCCACACCGCTAACGAAGAATTTAACGCCGAACCTAAGCTATATCGAGAATGTTACTCAAGGAATTGCCCAACACTTGAAATCGGGACAGCTAGTGACATTGGAATCGACCACCTATCCAGGTACTACAGATGAAGTAATGCGACCAGTCTTAGAACATACTAGCGGTTTGAAGCAGGGTCAGGATTTTTTTCTTGCCCATTCTCCAGAACGGGTAGATCCTGGCAATCAGCGCTACACAACCAAGAATACAAACAAGGTTGTGGGAGCTTCTGACCCATATTCCTTGGAAGCTGCCAAGTTGTTCTACGAGCAGACGATTGAGCAGGTGGTACCAGTTAGTAGTGCTAAGGCAGCTGAGCTGGTTAAGGTGTTTGAAAACACGTTCCGCGCTGTTAATATTGCCCTGGTGAATGAGTTGGCAATGTTGTGCGATCGCATGGGTATCGACGTGTGGGAAGTTTTAGATGCTGCTAACACCAAGCCGTTTGGTATAATGCCGTTTTATCCGGGACCAGGTGTTGGAGGCCATTGCATTCCTATCGATCCGCACTACTTAGAGTGGAAAGCTAAGGAATTTAACTTTGACACGCATTTTATTGCTCTAGCAGGCGAAATTAACCGCCGAATGCCGGAGTTTGTCAGAGACAAAGCGTGGCGAGTCCTTAATGATTTAGGAATTGCGCCTGCTAGGGCTACTGTACTAGCAATTGGTGCTGCCTATAAGAAAAATCTCGGTGATTGGCGAGAGTCGCCTGCGATCGCTGTCATGAGTTGCTTGTTAAAGGATAAAGTAACTATTACTTACCATGACCCCTATGTACCTGAAATTCAAGTTTCTGGTCAAAAGCTTTACTCTGTAGAACTAACGGATGAAAATATAGCAGCAGCTGACTTGGTGATTATTGCAACAGATCATAGCGGGATTGATTACATCAACCTGGTTCAGAAAGCCCAAGCGGTGCTGGATACGCGGGGTGTAACTCGGCATTTAAACTGTGACAGAGAAAAGGTGACACTACTGTGA